GACCGGGCCTTCACCGGGCACGCCCAGGCGATGGTCCTCATCGGCGACCCCAAGCAGGCGATCTACGCCTTCCGCGGCGGTGACGTGCCGACCTACCTCACCGCCGCCGCGACGGCGGACGAGCAGCGCACCCTGCTGCGCAACTTCCGGTCCGACCCCGGCGTCGTGCAGGCGCTGGGGGCCATGCTCACCGGGGCTGAGCTCGGCGACGAGCAGATCGTCGTGCACCCGGTCACGGCGCACCGCGACGGCCCCCGGCTCCACGGCGCCCCCAGCACCGCGCCGGTGCGGCTGCGGCAGGTGCTGCTGCGGGACCACCTGGGTGGCGACACCAGGATGCCGACCGTCCGCCCGTGGATCGCGCGGGACCTCGCGCACGACGTCGCCGCCCTGCTGGCCTCCGGCGCCACCTTCGACGGACGGCCGGTCGAGGCCCGTGACGTGGCCGTGCTGGCGCACCGGGCCAAGGACCTGCACGAGGCGCAGCGGGCCCTGGCCGAGCTCGGGATCCCGGCGGTCAGCACCGGCGGCTCGACCGTCCTGCACAGCCGCGCGGCGCACGAGTGGCTCGCCCTGCTGGAGGCGATGGCCGCACCCCACCGACCGGTGCTCACCCGGGCGGCCGCCCTCACCGACCTGCTCGGGTATGCCGTGGCCCGGGTCGGCGACCGCGGCGAGCGGCAGGACGACGAGCTGGAGGACGAGCTGGCGCTCACCTGCCGGGAGCTGGCCGGGCTCTACGCACGGCAGGGCGTCGCCGCGGTCCTCGAGCTGCTCACCGCACGCGGGCTGCCCGGACGGGTGCTGGCCCAGGTGGGCGGGGAGCGCACGCTCACCGACCTGCGGCACGTCGCCCAGCTGCTGCACGAGACCGCCCGTCAGGACCAGCTCGGGCTGGCCGCGCTGCTCGAGTGGCTGCGCGCGGGGATGGCCGAGGACTCCCCGCAGAGCGCCGGCGCCCGCACCCGTCGTCTCGACAGCGACGCCGCCGCGGTCCAGCTGGCGACGATCCACGGCAGCAAGGGCCTGCAGTACCCCGTCGTCTACCTGCCCTCGCTCGGCGACCGGTGGGTCAGCGACTCCCCCACCATCCCGCTCTTCCACGACGAGCCGCCGGAGCGCACCCGCTGCCTGGACGTCGGCGGGGACGACCCGGCCAACCCCGGGTGGGCCGACGCGGTGCGGCGGCACAAGGAGGAGGACGCCGGGGAGTCGCTGCGGCTGCTCTACGTCGCGCTCACCCGGGCGCAGAGCCAGGTCGTGACCTGGTGGGCGCCGGTCAACAACGCCAGCAGCTCGGGCCTGCACCGGGTGCTCTTCGGTCGCGACCCGGGGGAGGGCGCGGTGCCGCACCAGGTGCGGGTGCAGCGGCAGGACGACGCCGCGACGCAGCGGCTGCAGCGGTGGGCCGAGCAGGGGGCCTTCGCCCTCGAGCGGGCCGACCACGCGACCGGCACCGCCCCGGCACCGTCCCCGCAGGCGCCCGAGCTGGCGGTCGCCCGGTGGACCCGCCGGGTCGACCACGACTGGCGGCGCACGTCCTACACCGCGCTGTCCACGCCCTCCGAGACCGGCCTGGACACCGCCGCCGGGGTGGCCTCCGAGCCCGAGGTCGGCCTCACCGGCCGGGAGGACGAGCCCGGCGGCCCCGACCCGGTGGCCGAGAGCGTCCCCGCCCTGCCCGGCCTGGGCGAGGTGGTCCCTGCGCCCGGCGCCGGGGTGCCCTCGCCGATGGCCGACCTCCCGGTCGGCGCGACCTTCGGCTCGCTCGTGCACGCGGTGCTGGAGCACGCGGACCCCGGCGCCGAGGACCTGGCCGGCGAGCTGCGCGTCCACCTGCGCGAGCAGCGGGTCCAGTGGCCGGTGGACCTGGGCGAGGACGGTGAGGACCAGCTCGTCGACGCCCTGGTCGCCGTCTGCCGCACGCCGCTGGGGCCGCTCGCCGGTGGCGCCACGCTGCGCGACGTCGGGACCTCGGACCGCCTGTGCGAGCTCGACTTCGAGCTGCCGCTGGGCGGCGGCGACCTGCGCCGTGGGCTCCCGGGTGACGGGGCGGCCGTGCTCGGGGACCTGGTGCCGCTGCTGCGCGGCCACCTGCCGCCGGGCGACCCGGTGCGCGGATGGGCCGAGGTGCTCGAGGCGGCTCCGGACCTCGCCGGTCAGCAGCTGCGCGGCTACCTCACCGGCTCGGTCGACGTCGTGCTCCGGGTCCGGGCGACGGGCGGTGACACCTTCCTCGTCGTCGACTACAAGACCAACTGGCTGGGCAGCCCGGAGGAGCCGCTGACCGCCGCGGACTACCGCCCGGAGCGGTTGGCCGAGGCCATGGGGCACTCCTCCTACCCGCTGCAGGCGCTGCTCTACGCCGTCGTCGCCCACCGCTTCCTGCGCTGGCGGCTGCCCAACTACGACCCGGAGCAGCACCTCGGCGGGGTGCTCTACCTCTACCTGCGCGGCATGTGCGGCCCGGAGACCCCGGTCCTCGACGGTATGCCGTGCGGCGTCTTCTCGTGGCGACCGCCGGTGGCGCTGGTCGTCGGCGTCTCCGACCTGCTCGACGGGGCGGACCGGACGACGGGGGTGGTCGCGTGAGCGGGCCGACCGGTGACCCGACCGGCACGGCGGACGTCGTGGACGCCGTGGACGCCGTGACCACCGGAGGCGGAACCGGGACGGCGGCCGGTGCGGCCGGTCCCCGTGACGACGTCGAGGCCGGTGCGGCCGTGCTGGACCTCGTCGCGCCCCTCGACGAGCACGACCGCCGCCGGGCCCTGACGACGACCCCCGGCACCGTGCTGCGTGCCTTCAACGACGCCGGTCTGCTCACCGCCGCCGACGTGCACGTGGCCACCGGGCTGGCACGGGCCGCCGACGAGAAGGACGTCCACGTCGTCCTCGCCGCGGCGGTCGCCACCCGGGCCGTCCGCTCGGGGTCGGTGGCCGTCGACCTCGCCGCCCTCGCCACCCAGGGGGCGCAGGCCCTCCCCGACCTGCCGTGGCCGGACCCGGCGGGGTGGGCCGAGGAGGTCGCCGGGAGCCGGCTCGCGGCCGCGGGCGGGCTCGTCGTGGAGGAGGCCAGCGGTCTCGTCTACCTCCAGCGCTACCACCACCAGGAGGGCCAGGTGGCGGCCGACCTGCGGGCCCGGGCCGCGCTCGGCCCTCCCGAGGTGGACGAGGAGGTGCTGAGCGCCGGGCTGGCCCGGATCTTCCCGGGGGAAGGGTACGCCGAGCAGCGAGCGGCGGCCGAGGTGGTCGTCCGCTCCCGGACCGGC
This genomic window from Serinicoccus chungangensis contains:
- a CDS encoding UvrD-helicase domain-containing protein is translated as MSALTPFSITDPLPTGTVLLEASAGTGKTWTIAALVTRYVAEGVVTLPEMLVVTFGRAASQELRARVREQLVAAERALADPPAEDGRDDLVTLLLDADEQERTVRRRRLRTALSDIDAATIATTHQFCQQVLRSLGVAGTADADAELVDDLDRLLVEVVDDLYLRAFALRDDEPFFSRREALQIARTVVDDVHAELHPTAAEPRSVPDRRVRFARAVREELDLRKQRLQVLHYNDLLTQLASALEGEHSPARVRMRQRWRVVLVDEFQDTDPIQWSVLDRAFTGHAQAMVLIGDPKQAIYAFRGGDVPTYLTAAATADEQRTLLRNFRSDPGVVQALGAMLTGAELGDEQIVVHPVTAHRDGPRLHGAPSTAPVRLRQVLLRDHLGGDTRMPTVRPWIARDLAHDVAALLASGATFDGRPVEARDVAVLAHRAKDLHEAQRALAELGIPAVSTGGSTVLHSRAAHEWLALLEAMAAPHRPVLTRAAALTDLLGYAVARVGDRGERQDDELEDELALTCRELAGLYARQGVAAVLELLTARGLPGRVLAQVGGERTLTDLRHVAQLLHETARQDQLGLAALLEWLRAGMAEDSPQSAGARTRRLDSDAAAVQLATIHGSKGLQYPVVYLPSLGDRWVSDSPTIPLFHDEPPERTRCLDVGGDDPANPGWADAVRRHKEEDAGESLRLLYVALTRAQSQVVTWWAPVNNASSSGLHRVLFGRDPGEGAVPHQVRVQRQDDAATQRLQRWAEQGAFALERADHATGTAPAPSPQAPELAVARWTRRVDHDWRRTSYTALSTPSETGLDTAAGVASEPEVGLTGREDEPGGPDPVAESVPALPGLGEVVPAPGAGVPSPMADLPVGATFGSLVHAVLEHADPGAEDLAGELRVHLREQRVQWPVDLGEDGEDQLVDALVAVCRTPLGPLAGGATLRDVGTSDRLCELDFELPLGGGDLRRGLPGDGAAVLGDLVPLLRGHLPPGDPVRGWAEVLEAAPDLAGQQLRGYLTGSVDVVLRVRATGGDTFLVVDYKTNWLGSPEEPLTAADYRPERLAEAMGHSSYPLQALLYAVVAHRFLRWRLPNYDPEQHLGGVLYLYLRGMCGPETPVLDGMPCGVFSWRPPVALVVGVSDLLDGADRTTGVVA